From one Catharus ustulatus isolate bCatUst1 chromosome 1, bCatUst1.pri.v2, whole genome shotgun sequence genomic stretch:
- the ADHFE1 gene encoding hydroxyacid-oxoacid transhydrogenase, mitochondrial isoform X1, with amino-acid sequence MAAGRARVSRLLRQLERAACRCPSHGHTYSQVPERPTLGNTDYAFEMAISNIRYGEGVTKEIGMDLQNLGARRVCVMTDKNLSKLPPVNAVLNSLAKYGINFQMYDNVRVEPTDQSFLDAIQFAKKGEFDAYVAVGGGSVMDTCKAANLYAASPSSEFLDYVNAPIGKGKPVTVPLKPLIAVPTTSGTGSETTGVAIFDFKELKVKTGIASRAIKPTLGIIDPLHTLSMPERIVANSGFDVLCHALESYTALPYNERSPCPANPIDRPAYQGSNPVSDVWALHALRVVAKYLKRAIRDPEDREARANMHLASAFAGIGFGNAGVHLCHGMSYPISGLVKTYKPKDYNVDHSLVPHGLSVVLTSPAVFAFTAQIHPERHLEAAEILGADIRTARIKDAGLILADTLRKFLFDLNVDDGLAAIGYSKADIPALVKGTLPQERVTKLSPRPQTEEDLSALFEASMKLY; translated from the exons atggcggcggggcgggcgcgggtGTCCCGCCTGCTGCGGCAGCTGGAGCGGGCAGC TTGTCGGTGCCCGAGCCATGGCCACACTTATTCTCAAG TCCCTGAGCGGCCCACCCTGGGGAATACAGACTATGCATTTGAG atggCCATTTCAAACATCCGATATGGAGAAGGAGTTACAAAAGAGATTGGCATG GACCTGCAGAATCTTGGTGCTAGAAGAGTTTGTGTGATGACAGATAAAAACCTCTCCAAACTCCCTCCTGTAAATGCAGTATTGAATTCCTTGGCAAAATATGGTATAAACTTTCAAATGTATGATAATGTCCGTGTGGAGCCAACAGACCAAAG TTTCCTGGATGCCATTCAGTTTGCCAAAAAGGGAGAGTTTGATGCCTATGTTGCTGTTGGAGGTGGGTCTGTAATGGACACCTGTAAAGCTGCCAACCTGTATGCAGCCAGCCCTTCATCAGAATTCCTGGATTATGTCAATGCTCCTATTGGAAAAGGGAAGCCTGTCACTGTGCCCCTCAAACCACTTATTGCAG TTCCTACGACATCTGGCACTGGGAGTGAAACCACTGGTGTTGCCATTTTTGACTTCAAAGAACTAAAAGTTAAAACCG GTATTGCTTCAAGAGCCATTAAGCCAACGTTAGGCATCATTGATCCTTTACACACACTGTCTATGCCTGAACGAATCGTGGCCAACAGTGGCTTTGATGTGCTTTG CCATGCCCTGGAATCCTACACTGCTCTCCCTTACAACGAGCgcagtccctgccctgccaaCCCCATCGACCGCCCAGCCTACCAAGGCAGCAACCCTGTCAGCGATGTCTGGGCTCTGCACGCTCTGCGTGTTGTCGCTAAATATCTGAAAAG AGCCATCAGAGACCCTGAAGACCGTGAAGCAAGAGCCAACATGCACCTGGCAAGTGCTTTTGCTGGTATTGGCTTTGGAAATGCTGGTGTTCATCTCTG CCATGGAATGTCTTACCCTATTTCTGGTTTGGTGAAAACTTATAAACCAAAGGATTATAATGTGGATCACTCTTTAGTG ccaCATGGCCTTTCTGTGGTGCTGACATCCCCAGCAGTGTTTGCTTTCACAGCACAGATACATCCTGAGCGGCATTTAGAAGCTGCAGAGATTCTAG GAGCTGACATCCGCACTGCCAGAATCAAAGATGCGGGGCTTATTTTGGCAGACACACTCCGGAAATTCCTATTTGATCTGAATGTTGATGATGGCTTAGCTGCAATTGGTTATTCCAAAGCAGACATCCCTGCATTAGTCAAAGGCACCCTGCCTCAG
- the ADHFE1 gene encoding hydroxyacid-oxoacid transhydrogenase, mitochondrial isoform X3 — MAISNIRYGEGVTKEIGMDLQNLGARRVCVMTDKNLSKLPPVNAVLNSLAKYGINFQMYDNVRVEPTDQSFLDAIQFAKKGEFDAYVAVGGGSVMDTCKAANLYAASPSSEFLDYVNAPIGKGKPVTVPLKPLIAVPTTSGTGSETTGVAIFDFKELKVKTGIASRAIKPTLGIIDPLHTLSMPERIVANSGFDVLCHALESYTALPYNERSPCPANPIDRPAYQGSNPVSDVWALHALRVVAKYLKRAIRDPEDREARANMHLASAFAGIGFGNAGVHLCHGMSYPISGLVKTYKPKDYNVDHSLVPHGLSVVLTSPAVFAFTAQIHPERHLEAAEILGADIRTARIKDAGLILADTLRKFLFDLNVDDGLAAIGYSKADIPALVKGTLPQERVTKLSPRPQTEEDLSALFEASMKLY, encoded by the exons atggCCATTTCAAACATCCGATATGGAGAAGGAGTTACAAAAGAGATTGGCATG GACCTGCAGAATCTTGGTGCTAGAAGAGTTTGTGTGATGACAGATAAAAACCTCTCCAAACTCCCTCCTGTAAATGCAGTATTGAATTCCTTGGCAAAATATGGTATAAACTTTCAAATGTATGATAATGTCCGTGTGGAGCCAACAGACCAAAG TTTCCTGGATGCCATTCAGTTTGCCAAAAAGGGAGAGTTTGATGCCTATGTTGCTGTTGGAGGTGGGTCTGTAATGGACACCTGTAAAGCTGCCAACCTGTATGCAGCCAGCCCTTCATCAGAATTCCTGGATTATGTCAATGCTCCTATTGGAAAAGGGAAGCCTGTCACTGTGCCCCTCAAACCACTTATTGCAG TTCCTACGACATCTGGCACTGGGAGTGAAACCACTGGTGTTGCCATTTTTGACTTCAAAGAACTAAAAGTTAAAACCG GTATTGCTTCAAGAGCCATTAAGCCAACGTTAGGCATCATTGATCCTTTACACACACTGTCTATGCCTGAACGAATCGTGGCCAACAGTGGCTTTGATGTGCTTTG CCATGCCCTGGAATCCTACACTGCTCTCCCTTACAACGAGCgcagtccctgccctgccaaCCCCATCGACCGCCCAGCCTACCAAGGCAGCAACCCTGTCAGCGATGTCTGGGCTCTGCACGCTCTGCGTGTTGTCGCTAAATATCTGAAAAG AGCCATCAGAGACCCTGAAGACCGTGAAGCAAGAGCCAACATGCACCTGGCAAGTGCTTTTGCTGGTATTGGCTTTGGAAATGCTGGTGTTCATCTCTG CCATGGAATGTCTTACCCTATTTCTGGTTTGGTGAAAACTTATAAACCAAAGGATTATAATGTGGATCACTCTTTAGTG ccaCATGGCCTTTCTGTGGTGCTGACATCCCCAGCAGTGTTTGCTTTCACAGCACAGATACATCCTGAGCGGCATTTAGAAGCTGCAGAGATTCTAG GAGCTGACATCCGCACTGCCAGAATCAAAGATGCGGGGCTTATTTTGGCAGACACACTCCGGAAATTCCTATTTGATCTGAATGTTGATGATGGCTTAGCTGCAATTGGTTATTCCAAAGCAGACATCCCTGCATTAGTCAAAGGCACCCTGCCTCAG
- the ADHFE1 gene encoding hydroxyacid-oxoacid transhydrogenase, mitochondrial isoform X2 yields the protein MWLLLSALGKWPDGGALALCRCPSHGHTYSQVPERPTLGNTDYAFEMAISNIRYGEGVTKEIGMDLQNLGARRVCVMTDKNLSKLPPVNAVLNSLAKYGINFQMYDNVRVEPTDQSFLDAIQFAKKGEFDAYVAVGGGSVMDTCKAANLYAASPSSEFLDYVNAPIGKGKPVTVPLKPLIAVPTTSGTGSETTGVAIFDFKELKVKTGIASRAIKPTLGIIDPLHTLSMPERIVANSGFDVLCHALESYTALPYNERSPCPANPIDRPAYQGSNPVSDVWALHALRVVAKYLKRAIRDPEDREARANMHLASAFAGIGFGNAGVHLCHGMSYPISGLVKTYKPKDYNVDHSLVPHGLSVVLTSPAVFAFTAQIHPERHLEAAEILGADIRTARIKDAGLILADTLRKFLFDLNVDDGLAAIGYSKADIPALVKGTLPQERVTKLSPRPQTEEDLSALFEASMKLY from the exons atgtggctgctgctctctgccttggGCAAGTGGCCTGACGGTGGAGCTCTTGCTCT TTGTCGGTGCCCGAGCCATGGCCACACTTATTCTCAAG TCCCTGAGCGGCCCACCCTGGGGAATACAGACTATGCATTTGAG atggCCATTTCAAACATCCGATATGGAGAAGGAGTTACAAAAGAGATTGGCATG GACCTGCAGAATCTTGGTGCTAGAAGAGTTTGTGTGATGACAGATAAAAACCTCTCCAAACTCCCTCCTGTAAATGCAGTATTGAATTCCTTGGCAAAATATGGTATAAACTTTCAAATGTATGATAATGTCCGTGTGGAGCCAACAGACCAAAG TTTCCTGGATGCCATTCAGTTTGCCAAAAAGGGAGAGTTTGATGCCTATGTTGCTGTTGGAGGTGGGTCTGTAATGGACACCTGTAAAGCTGCCAACCTGTATGCAGCCAGCCCTTCATCAGAATTCCTGGATTATGTCAATGCTCCTATTGGAAAAGGGAAGCCTGTCACTGTGCCCCTCAAACCACTTATTGCAG TTCCTACGACATCTGGCACTGGGAGTGAAACCACTGGTGTTGCCATTTTTGACTTCAAAGAACTAAAAGTTAAAACCG GTATTGCTTCAAGAGCCATTAAGCCAACGTTAGGCATCATTGATCCTTTACACACACTGTCTATGCCTGAACGAATCGTGGCCAACAGTGGCTTTGATGTGCTTTG CCATGCCCTGGAATCCTACACTGCTCTCCCTTACAACGAGCgcagtccctgccctgccaaCCCCATCGACCGCCCAGCCTACCAAGGCAGCAACCCTGTCAGCGATGTCTGGGCTCTGCACGCTCTGCGTGTTGTCGCTAAATATCTGAAAAG AGCCATCAGAGACCCTGAAGACCGTGAAGCAAGAGCCAACATGCACCTGGCAAGTGCTTTTGCTGGTATTGGCTTTGGAAATGCTGGTGTTCATCTCTG CCATGGAATGTCTTACCCTATTTCTGGTTTGGTGAAAACTTATAAACCAAAGGATTATAATGTGGATCACTCTTTAGTG ccaCATGGCCTTTCTGTGGTGCTGACATCCCCAGCAGTGTTTGCTTTCACAGCACAGATACATCCTGAGCGGCATTTAGAAGCTGCAGAGATTCTAG GAGCTGACATCCGCACTGCCAGAATCAAAGATGCGGGGCTTATTTTGGCAGACACACTCCGGAAATTCCTATTTGATCTGAATGTTGATGATGGCTTAGCTGCAATTGGTTATTCCAAAGCAGACATCCCTGCATTAGTCAAAGGCACCCTGCCTCAG
- the RRS1 gene encoding ribosome biogenesis regulatory protein homolog: MAAVRVEAVLAAAEEQEAEKRRSITVEKELELEYDLGNLLAVDRNPPPAAALRGAGQRREALLRALARDNTQLLVSRLWELPAERAGGAGGPLVAQLPEPTFRLPREKPPPKPRPPTRWEQFARLKGIRRKKKTSLVWDEQAKEWRRRWGYRRAGGDPSRAWLAEVPAGADPEEDQFARLRREKRERVARNELNRLRNLARAHRAGSAVPAAPLHPTGHQDRDELRRVARVARVSTASLGRFQPRLPKESAEPPSRSGGKKRRFEPLLGNLAAERSRQLEMLRDMGKKKPVLDITRAVNKQMRQEEAEAAAANKGKKQSKRGKRGRRQQRPGRSGKKSGARRQPQQQKPAGGGTGGGRRKKA, from the coding sequence ATGGCGGCCGTACGGGTGGAGGCGGTGCTGGCGGCCGCCGAGGAGCAGGAGGCGGAGAAGCGGCGGAGCATCACGGtggaaaaggagctggagctggagtaCGACCTGGGCAATTTGCTGGCGGTGGACCGCAACCCCCCgccggcggcggcgctgcgcggGGCCGGCCAGCGGCGCGAGGCGCTGCTGCGGGCGCTGGCCCGCGACAACACGCAGCTGCTCGTGTCCCGGCTCTGGGAGCTGCCGGCCGAGCGCGCCGGCGGCGCCGGGGGCCCGCTGGTGGCGCAGCTGCCCGAGCCCACGTTCCGCCTGCCGCGGGAGAAGCCGCCGCCGAAGCCGCGGCCGCCGACGCGCTGGGAGCAGTTCGCGCGGCTGAAGGGCATCCGCCGCAAGAAGAAAACCTCGCTGGTGTGGGACGAGCAGGCCAAGGAGTGGCGACGGCGCTGGGGCTACCGGCGGGCGGGCGGAGACCCGTCCCGCGCCTGGCTGGCGGAGGTGCCGGCGGGCGCCGACCCCGAGGAGGACCAGTTCGCCCGGCTGCGGCGGGAGAAGCGGGAGCGGGTGGCGCGCAACGAGCTGAACCGGCTGCGCAACCTGGCCCGAGCCCACCGCGCCGGCAGCGCCGTGCCCGCCGCGCCCCTGCACCCCACCGGCCACCAGGACCGCGACGAGCTGCGCCGGGTCGCCCGCGTCGCCCGCGTCTCCACCGCCTCGCTCGGCCGCTTCCAGCCGCGCCTGCCGAAGGAGTCGGCGGAGCCGCCCTCCCGCAGCGGCGGCAAGAAACGCCGCTTCGAGCCGCTGCTGGGTAACCTGGCGGCCGAGCGCAGCCGGCAGCTGGAGATGCTGCGGGACATGGGCAAGAAGAAGCCGGTGCTCGACATCACCCGCGCCGTCAACAAGCAGATGCGGCAGGAGGAAGCCGAGGCGGCCGCCGCCAACAAGGGCAAGAAGCAGTCGAAGCGGGGCAAGCGCGGCCGCCGGCAGCAGCGGCCCGGGCGCAGCGGCAAGAAGAGCGGAGCTCGGcggcagccacagcagcagaaacctGCGGGCGGTGGCACCGGCGGGGGCCGGAGAAAGAAGGCGTAA